The following coding sequences are from one Musa acuminata AAA Group cultivar baxijiao chromosome BXJ2-4, Cavendish_Baxijiao_AAA, whole genome shotgun sequence window:
- the LOC135581064 gene encoding protein FAR1-RELATED SEQUENCE 5-like, which yields MYVFGGCSTKRKKNSFVAPTVVFTPLQPVTTVNVGAHPPAVQPFLHMWPSPLVILSQATPWAAQPPNSSISELPSVHIVSQKGTMSDMASADATTLGGSMKWLPRVDMLFDSESDAYEFYNTYAESEGFIVRRSSSTVSAKNIITKRTFVCSREGFREKKKGEREVKCPRAVTRIGCPACMTIRLTPTGKYRVTEFVPNHNHQLATVATFDKLRAKKLRRNARVARAGLVDDTVRIPEFETEDEAYEFYSAYAGRMGFRVRKTSATVTTENVITRRMFVCSREGFREQKKGEKRVRKPRKEFRTGCPACMVIRRTSTGKYRVSEFVTFHNHQLESSLSTDILTTETVENGSDHVSDMANESADDDVPSQVINHQHGTLLPLDNRSYLHSKRMKAIQVGDAGATLEYLQKMQEDNPSFFYAIQVDKFDNLTNFFWADAKSMMDFCYFGDVICFDTTYKVLGYGRPFALFTGVNHHKQTVIFGAALLYDESTESLKWLFESFKTAMSGKQPKTILTDRSPVISEAITAVFPGTNHRFCVWHIYTDAIVQLSQIFHGSRTLACDFSRCLFDCEDEEEFLKEWETMCEKYDLKDNKWVAKLFEEREKWAMVYGRETFYADMKSVQQKESISTELKKYLGNGKELPSFFEHYERILSERRHAELQDDFDANQSTQKLPSMRMLRQAANAYTPAAYRMFEREFELYMDCILLSCNEFGTLSEYKVMVEEKPKDHVVKCDSLDSSMSCSCKKFEFLGIQCCHVLKVLDTQNIKELPPQYILKRWRKDAKTRNLNEDFAFPFDGDPQLSLADRYSYLCRIFSIAAAHAAKTIDSYTFLESHSEALSNQLEQVLHTSSLEMPAVISASCDRLQNPVDTVVAESVR from the exons ATGTACGTGTTTGGTGGTTGCAgcacaaagaggaaaaagaacagTTTTGTTGCCCCCACCGTAGTTTTTACTCCTTTGCAGCCTGTGACAACCGTAAATGTTGGTGCCCATCCACCAGCAGTACAACCATTCCTGCATATGTGGCCAAGTCCACTGGTCATATTGTCTCAGGCTACTCCATGGGCTGCACAACCACCTAATTCATCTATATCAGAACTTCCTTCTGTGCATATTGTTAGTCAAAAG GGAACAATGAGTGACATGGCAAGTGCTGATGCTACAACATTGGGAGGTAGCATGAAATGGTTACCTAGGGTTGATATGCTGTTTGACAGTGAAAGTGATGCATATGAGTTCTATAATACATATGCTGAGAGTGAAGGTTTTATTGTCCGAAGATCATCGTCAACAGTATCAGCGAAGAATATTATCACTAAGAGGACATTCGTGTGCTCAAGAGAAGGCTTTCGAGAaaagaaaaaaggagagagagaggttaAGTGCCCACGAGCAGTAACCAGAATTGGTTGCCCAGCATGCATGACCATCAGGCTCACACCTACTGGGAAATATCGTGTGACAGAATTCGTACCAAACCACAACCATCAACTCGCAACAGTGGCCACCTTTGATAAATTGAGGGCCAAGAAGTTGAGACGCAATGCTCGAGTAGCAAGAGCCGGCTTAGTCGATGATACTGTGAGAATACCTGAGTTTGAAACTGAAGATGAGGCCTATGAATTCTACAGTGCATATGCTGGAAGGATGGGATTTCGTGTTCGAAAAACAAGTGCGACAGTCACCACTGAAAATGTAATAACTAGAAGGATGTTTGTTTGCTCAAGAGAAGGATTCCGTGAGcagaaaaaaggagaaaagagagtTAGGAAACCACGAAAAGAATTTAGAACTGGTTGTCCTGCATGTATGGTTATTAGAAGAACATCTACAGGCAAGTATCGAGTAAGTGAGTTTGTTACATTTCATAACCATCAGCTAGAATCTTCTTTATCTACTGATATCTTGACAACTGAGACTGTAGAAAATGGTTCAGATCATGTTTCGGACATGGCCAATGAATCTGCAGATGATGATGTTCCCAGTCAAGTCATAAATCATCAACATGGCACCTTGCTTCCTCTAGATAATAGAAGTTACCTACATTCCAAGCGGATGAAGGCTATTCAAGTAGGTGATGCAGGGGCTACATTGGAATATCTACAAAAGATGCAAGAAGATAACCCATCATTCTTCTATGCAATACAAGTTGACAAGTTTGATAATTTAACCAACTTCTTCTGGGCGGATGCGAAGTCCATGATGGACTTCTGTTACTTTGGTGATGTCATATGCTTTGACACAACCTACAAGGTGCTTGGTTATGGTAGGCCATTTGCATTATTTACTGGTGTTAATCACCATAAACAGACCGTTATATTTGGTGCtgctttgctttatgatgaaagcACAGAATCTTTAAAGTGGTTGTTTGAGAGTTTCAAAACAGCAATGAGCGGAAAACAGCCCAAGACAATTTTGACAGATCGTTCTCCAGTGATTAGTGAGGCAATAACTGCAGTTTTTCCAGGTACAAACCATCGCTTCTGCGTTTGGCATATCTACACAGATGCTATTGTGCAACTTAGTCAAATATTCCATGGATCAAGAACTTTGGCATGTGATTTCAGCAGATGCCTATTTGATTGTGAAGATGAGGAAGAGTTCTTaaaagaatgggaaacaatgtgtGAGAAGTATGATCTCAAAGACAATAAATGGGTGGCTAAGCTATTTGAGGAAAGAGAGAAATGGGCAATGGTATATGGACGTGAAACATTTTATGCAGATATGAAAAGTGTCCAACAGAAGGAGAGCATAAGCACAGAGCTAAAGAAATATTTAGGCAATGGAAAAGAACTTCCGAGCTTTTTTGAACATTACGAGAGAATATTATCCGAGAGACGGCATGCTGAACTACAAGATGATTTTGATGCTAATCAGAGTACTCAAAAGCTACCTTCTATGCGAATGCTGAGGCAAGCTGCAAATGCTTACACTCCAGCTGCATATAGAATGTTTGAGAGGGAATTTGAATTGTACATGGATTGTATTTTGCTCAGTTGCAATGAATTTGGGACATTATCTGAATACAAGGTCATGGTTGAGGAGAAACCTAAAGATCATGTTGTGAAATGTGATTCTTTAGATAGTTCTATGTCTTGCAGTTGCAAAAAGTTTGAGTTTCTTGGGATACAATGTTGTCATGTGTTAAAAGTGCTAGATACTCAAAACATTAAAGAACTTCCACCACAGTACATATTGAAGAGGTGGAGGAAGGATGCTAAGACCAGAAATCTAAATGAAGATTTTGCTTTCCCATTTGATGGTGATCCTCAATTATCACTAGCAGATCGTTATAGTTATCTATGCCGCATTTTCAGTATAGCTGCAGCACATGCAGCAAAAACTATCGATTCATACACATTTCTTGAGAGTCATTCAGAGGCGCTGAGTAATCAGTTAGAGCAAGTTTTACATACAAGCTCGCTTGAGATGCCTGCTGTGATTTCTGCATCATGTGATCGACTACAAAATCCAGTTGACACTGTGGTTGCTGAAAGTGTGCGGTAG
- the LOC135586132 gene encoding uncharacterized protein LOC135586132 isoform X1, translating into MVVDDCCFLHKDSLVIKPQKKYPLGLWMAVLGLIMISGIYICSLCLKQRVLLVTPNQMKVKSTRQTCRDPSIPKSELRYMHYPEPISYSREDCACTPVRFFAILSMQRSGSGWFETLLNSHVNVSSNGEIFSVKERRSNISTITKTLDKIYNLDWYSSASKNECTAAVGLKWMLNQGLMQHHEEIIEYFKKRGVSVILLFRRNLLRRLVSVLANTHDRDAKQLNGTHKAHVHSKDEADVLAQYKPTINTTLLIPELKHTDKWASEALGYFKSSCHILLYYEDLVNNTTKLMDVLEFLKLPRQKLFSRHVKIHNKPLSDQIENWDAVHAALKGTEYESFVNTDYGV; encoded by the exons ATGGTGGTGGACGACTGCTGCTTTTTACACAAG GACTCCCTAGTCATTAAGCCTCAAAAGAAATATCCTCTTGGGTTGTGGATGGCTGTATTGGGGTTGATCATGATCAGCGGCATCTATATATGCTCCCTATGTCTAAAGCAGAGAGTGCTCCTAGTCACACCTAATCAAATGAAGGTAAAATCAACAAGGCAGACTTGCCGTGATCCTAGCATCCCAAAGTCCGAGCTTCGTTATATGCATTATCCAGAGCCCATTAGTTACAGTAG GGAAGATTGTGCTTGCACGCCGGTTAGGTTCTTTGCTATTCTATCGATGCAGAGGTCTGGAAGTGGGTGGTTTGAAACATTGTTAAACAGTCATGTTAATGTCAGCTCTAATGGTGAAATTTTCTCTGTGAAAGAAAGGAGAAGTAACATTTCGACTATCACAAAGACACTAGATAAAATCTACAATTTGGATTGGTATAGTAGTGCTTCTAAAAATGAATGTACCGCAGCTGTTGGCCTCAAGTGGATGCTTAATCAG GGTCTCATGCAACACCatgaagagattattgaatactTCAAGAAGAGAGGGGTTTCTGTAATACTTCTCTTCAGAAGAAATCTACTTCGTCGTCTGGTTTCAGTACTCGCAAATACTCATGATCGGGATGCCAAGCAGCTAAATGGGACCCATAAAGCTCATGTACATTCCAAGGATGAG GCTGATGTACTTGCTCAATACAAGCCCACAATCAATACGACATTGTTGATCCCTGAGCTAAAGCATACAGATAAATGGGCTTCTGAAGCCCTAGGCTACTTCAAGAGCTCCTGTCATATTCTTCTCTACTACGAGGATCTCGTCAACAACACGACT AAGCTGATGGATGTTCTAGAGTTTCTGAAACTACCCCGACAGAAACTTTTCAGCCGCCATGTCAAGATCCACAATAAGCCATTGTCTGATCAGATAGAGAACTGGGATGCCGTTCATGCTGCCCTCAAGGGAACAGAATACGAGAGCTTCGTAAACACAGACTACGGTGTGTAG
- the LOC135611140 gene encoding ABC transporter G family member STR2-like, with amino-acid sequence MRREGGAQSSSAVRNEEGMAIHHHETAIDIAPPAVFTGGLEFSELTYTVSKKQKVGGGWETQEVDLLRRITGYAPKGRITAVMGPSGAGKSTFLDGLAGRIASGSLKGRVSLHGEEMSPGLIKRVSAYVMQDDRLFPMLTVYETLMFAADFRLGSIPRSHKKHRVEQLIEQLGLTSSRNTYIGDEGTRGVSGGERRRVSIGVDIIHGPVLLFLDEPTSGLDSTSAHSVIERVFDIARSGSTVILTIHQPSHRILMLLDHLIVLARGQLMFMGAPRDVGGHLSRMGRKVPSGESAVEYLLDVIQEYDQSGLGVEALADFCLTGLKPPRVSNDGDHHSISTVHQAAGEWSAAGDGQRRGPDEFDHSLRSPWSSSRSPWGGSHSGSVIMDRLRHRKPQHQRRRVVSLVSYITYSNEIRSRSSTPHSEYTVNEEDYLSPNLDECGRHTAHDLRGLPKFANSYSAEAWTLMRRNFINIRRTPELFLSRQMVLTVMGFMMATMFLRPKDDLQGVSNRLSFFIFTVCLFFFSSNDAVPAFIQERFIFVRETSHNAYRASSYTIAGLVTYLPFLLLQAATYAGIVWFALRLHGDFHYFLIMLYASLLATNSFVVFVSSVVPSFILGYAVVIAFTALFFLFCGYFISRTSIPNGWKWMNTISTLKYTYEGLLTNEFVRDRVFFHDPFENRSVTGADVLRQLSISTSESYKWKMVLYLVGWAVLYRMFFYLILRFASRNLRS; translated from the exons ATGCGCAGGGAGGGAGGAGCCCAGTCCTCTTCCGCAGTGAGGAACGAAGAGGGGATGGCCATTCACCACCACGAGACCGCGATCGACATCGCCCCGCCGGCGGTCTTCACCGGGGGCCTCGAGTTCTCCGAGCTGACGTACACCGTGAGCAAGAAGCAGAAGGTGGGCGGGGGATGGGAGACGCAGGAGGTGGACCTGCTCCGCCGGATCACCGGGTACGCGCCCAAGGGGCGCATCACGGCCGTCATGGGCCCGAGCGGCGCCGGCAAGTCCACCTTCCTCGACGGTCTGGCCGGCCGGATCGCGAGCGGCAGCCTTAAGGGGAGGGTGTCCCTCCACGGCGAGGAGATGAGCCCCGGCCTCATCAAGCGCGTCTCGGCCTACGTCATGCAGGACGACCGCCTGTTCCCCATGCTCACCGTCTACGAGACGCTTATGTTCGCCGCCGACTTCCGCCTCGGCTCAATCCCTCGCTCGCATAAGAAGCATCGGGTGGAGCAGCTCATAGAGCAACTCGGTTTGACG TCGTCGAGGAACACGTACATCGGCGACGAAGGCACGCGCGGGGTgtcgggaggcgagcggcggcggGTATCGATCGGCGTGGACATCATCCACGGGCCGGTGCTGCTGTTCCTGGACGAGCCCACGTCGGGGCTCGACTCCACCAGCGCCCACAGCGTGATCGAGCGGGTGTTCGACATCGCGCGGTCCGGGAGCACCGTCATCCTCACCATTCACCAGCCGTCCCACCGCATCCTGATGCTGCTCGACCACCTCATCGTCCTCGCCCGCGGACAGCTCATGTTCATGGGAGCCCCTCGGGACGTGGGCGGCCATCTCAGCCGCATGGGCCGCAAGGTCCCCAGCGGCGAGAGCGCCGTCGAGTACCTCCTTGACGTGATCCAGGAATACGATCAGTCGGGGCTCGGCGTGGAGGCGCTGGCCGATTTCTGCCTCACCGGGCTGAAGCCGCCTCGCGTCTCCAACGACGGCGACCACCATTCCATCTCGACAGTCCACCAAGCAGCAGGGGAGTGGTCCGCCGCAGGCGACGGACAACGTCGAGGGCCAGATGAGTTCGACCACAGTCTTCGGAGCCCCTGgtcctcatccagatccccgtGGGGCGGCAGCCATAGCGGCAGCGTGATCATGGACAGGCTACGGCATCGGAAGCCACAGCATCAGCGGAGGCGAGTCGTCTCTCTCGTTTCCTACATTACATAC TCCAATGAGATCCGGTCGAGGTCGTCGACCCCGCACAGCGAGTACACGGTGAACGAGGAGGACTACCTGTCCCCGAACTTGGATGAGTGCGGCCGGCACACCGCCCATGACCTGCGAGGCCTTCCCAAGTTCGCCAATTCCTACTCGGCAGAGGCGTGGACGCTGATGCGGCGCAACTTCATCAACATCCGGCGCACCCCCGAGCTGTTCCTTTCCCGTCAGATGGTGCTCACCGTCATGGGCTTTATGATGGCCACCATGTTCCTGAGGCCCAAGGACGACCTCCAGGGCGTCTCCAACCGCCTCAGCTTCTTCATCTTCACCGtctgcctcttcttcttctcctccaacgACGCCGTCCCGGCCTTCATCCAGGAGCGTTTCATCTTCGTGCGCGAGACGTCCCACAACGCCTACCGCGCCTCCTCCTACACCATCGCCGGTCTCGTCACCTACCTCCCTTTCCTCCTGCTGCAGGCCGCCACCTACGCCGGGATCGTCTGGTTCGCCCTCCGCCTCCACGGCGACTTCCACTACTTCCTCATCATGCTCTACGCCTCCCTGCTCGCCACCAACTCCTTCGTGGTCTTCGTCAGCTCCGTCGTCCCCAGCTTCATCCTGGGCTACGCGGTGGTCATCGCGTTCAcggccctcttcttcctcttctgcgGCTACTTCATCAGCCGCACCAGCATCCCAAACGGGTGGAAATGGATGAACACCATCTCCACCCTCAAGTACACATACGAAGGCCTGCTGACGAACGAGTTCGTGAGAGACCGCGTCTTCTTTCACGACCCCTTCGAGAACCGCTCCGTGACCGGCGCCGACGTCCTGCGTCAGCTATCCATCAGCACCTCAGAGTCATACAAGTGGAAGATGGTTCTCTACCTCGTCGGCTGGGCGGTGCTCTATCGGATGTTCTTCTACCTCATCCTCCGCTTTGCGTCCAGGAACCTGAGGTCGTGA
- the LOC135586132 gene encoding uncharacterized protein LOC135586132 isoform X2 — MAVLGLIMISGIYICSLCLKQRVLLVTPNQMKVKSTRQTCRDPSIPKSELRYMHYPEPISYSREDCACTPVRFFAILSMQRSGSGWFETLLNSHVNVSSNGEIFSVKERRSNISTITKTLDKIYNLDWYSSASKNECTAAVGLKWMLNQGLMQHHEEIIEYFKKRGVSVILLFRRNLLRRLVSVLANTHDRDAKQLNGTHKAHVHSKDEADVLAQYKPTINTTLLIPELKHTDKWASEALGYFKSSCHILLYYEDLVNNTTKLMDVLEFLKLPRQKLFSRHVKIHNKPLSDQIENWDAVHAALKGTEYESFVNTDYGV; from the exons ATGGCTGTATTGGGGTTGATCATGATCAGCGGCATCTATATATGCTCCCTATGTCTAAAGCAGAGAGTGCTCCTAGTCACACCTAATCAAATGAAGGTAAAATCAACAAGGCAGACTTGCCGTGATCCTAGCATCCCAAAGTCCGAGCTTCGTTATATGCATTATCCAGAGCCCATTAGTTACAGTAG GGAAGATTGTGCTTGCACGCCGGTTAGGTTCTTTGCTATTCTATCGATGCAGAGGTCTGGAAGTGGGTGGTTTGAAACATTGTTAAACAGTCATGTTAATGTCAGCTCTAATGGTGAAATTTTCTCTGTGAAAGAAAGGAGAAGTAACATTTCGACTATCACAAAGACACTAGATAAAATCTACAATTTGGATTGGTATAGTAGTGCTTCTAAAAATGAATGTACCGCAGCTGTTGGCCTCAAGTGGATGCTTAATCAG GGTCTCATGCAACACCatgaagagattattgaatactTCAAGAAGAGAGGGGTTTCTGTAATACTTCTCTTCAGAAGAAATCTACTTCGTCGTCTGGTTTCAGTACTCGCAAATACTCATGATCGGGATGCCAAGCAGCTAAATGGGACCCATAAAGCTCATGTACATTCCAAGGATGAG GCTGATGTACTTGCTCAATACAAGCCCACAATCAATACGACATTGTTGATCCCTGAGCTAAAGCATACAGATAAATGGGCTTCTGAAGCCCTAGGCTACTTCAAGAGCTCCTGTCATATTCTTCTCTACTACGAGGATCTCGTCAACAACACGACT AAGCTGATGGATGTTCTAGAGTTTCTGAAACTACCCCGACAGAAACTTTTCAGCCGCCATGTCAAGATCCACAATAAGCCATTGTCTGATCAGATAGAGAACTGGGATGCCGTTCATGCTGCCCTCAAGGGAACAGAATACGAGAGCTTCGTAAACACAGACTACGGTGTGTAG